The Mycolicibacterium flavescens genome has a segment encoding these proteins:
- a CDS encoding Helix-turn-helix domain — translation MLDVEVIDDPAAAVSALDPIRGRLLAELTEPASAAALAPRVGISRQKVNYHLRALEEHRLVAEAGERRWGGLRERLLVATAASYVVSPGAMGPVAADPGRTNDRLSASYLIALAARAVREVGELWAIAREKDKRLATLSIDTAVRFRSPSDRAEFTRELSDAITSLVARYHDESDPQARGYRLLVAAYPAPKED, via the coding sequence ATGCTCGACGTGGAAGTGATCGACGATCCCGCGGCCGCGGTCAGTGCACTGGACCCGATCCGCGGTCGACTGCTCGCCGAACTCACCGAACCGGCCTCCGCGGCGGCGCTTGCCCCGCGGGTCGGAATATCGAGGCAGAAGGTCAACTACCACCTGCGCGCACTCGAGGAGCACCGGCTCGTCGCCGAAGCCGGCGAACGCCGGTGGGGTGGCCTGCGCGAGCGCTTGCTGGTCGCCACGGCCGCGTCCTACGTCGTGTCGCCCGGCGCGATGGGACCCGTCGCCGCCGACCCCGGCCGCACCAACGACCGCCTGTCCGCCAGCTACCTGATCGCCCTGGCCGCCCGCGCCGTTCGCGAAGTGGGTGAGCTCTGGGCGATCGCCCGTGAAAAAGACAAACGGCTGGCGACCTTGTCGATCGACACCGCGGTCCGCTTCCGCTCACCATCCGACCGGGCGGAGTTCACCCGCGAGCTCTCCGACGCGATCACCTCGCTGGTCGCGCGCTATCACGACGAATCCGATCCGCAGGCGCGCGGCTACCGGTTGCTGGTCGCCGCCTACCCCGCCCCGAAGGAGGACTGA
- the dnaK_5 gene encoding molecular chaperone codes for MSDPLGLSIGTTNLVAVRIDNRADQPVLRRSVFTVPDGTVMSGFVERVGDDVPLVAADGSSHSADRLLVAALADLVEASGAPASDVTLAVPAHWGPATLRTLRSALRGHPVFGADGATTRLVSDAKASLTALQTDLGIPTQGVLALVDFGGGATGITLADAGDAFEPIDETTRHTEFSGDLVDQALLSRVLAGLPSGGDDPTSTAAVGSLSRLREECRDAKERLSTHEATDVDVRLPNHHSVVRVTRDELEALVATPLEGVLAAIDDTLQRNRIGWKDVAALVVVGGGAGLPLIRRLSEHSGMPVFATAQPGLDAANGAALIGAYTSAAEARTGLAPVVAADAPTGLAPAPPTETESPGTSTVGALAWSQDDAADDPVPYTGSGPYETPYDSGPMRPPPVQYVAATTGPIDEPRIWQRLPGLVMGVAAAIAVVAVGGVAIALTSATGSTGVTEAPRTAPVPPPSAPPPEPVAPEAPPPPVETVTLPNDPPPPPVTTEAPPPPPPPPTTTVVTTTQPTTTTTTTTTTTTTTTTTTTTTTTPPTTTTTAPTTTISSATATTTPMTTTYLTVPFVPVPIPIQVPQNPYQPVP; via the coding sequence ATGAGCGACCCATTGGGGTTGTCGATCGGGACGACGAACTTGGTCGCGGTACGCATCGACAATCGAGCCGATCAGCCCGTGCTCCGTCGTTCGGTATTCACCGTGCCGGACGGCACCGTGATGTCCGGGTTCGTCGAGCGGGTCGGCGACGATGTGCCACTGGTCGCCGCGGATGGATCGTCACACTCGGCCGACCGGCTGTTGGTCGCCGCGCTCGCCGATCTCGTCGAAGCCAGCGGTGCGCCGGCGTCCGACGTCACGCTCGCCGTCCCCGCGCACTGGGGACCGGCCACCCTTCGGACCCTGCGCAGCGCGCTGCGGGGCCATCCCGTCTTCGGCGCCGACGGTGCGACCACCCGACTCGTTTCGGATGCCAAAGCGTCGCTGACCGCGCTGCAAACCGATCTCGGAATCCCGACACAGGGTGTGCTGGCACTGGTGGACTTCGGCGGCGGCGCGACCGGCATCACGCTGGCCGATGCGGGCGACGCGTTCGAACCGATCGACGAGACGACTCGTCACACGGAGTTCTCCGGTGACCTTGTCGATCAGGCGCTGCTCAGCCGCGTTCTGGCAGGGCTGCCTTCGGGCGGAGACGACCCCACGAGCACGGCCGCCGTGGGGTCACTGTCGCGGCTGCGAGAAGAGTGCCGCGACGCCAAGGAACGGTTGTCGACACACGAAGCGACCGACGTCGATGTGCGGTTGCCGAACCATCACTCGGTGGTTCGGGTGACCCGAGATGAACTCGAGGCTTTGGTCGCGACACCGCTCGAAGGTGTCTTGGCCGCGATCGATGACACGTTGCAGCGCAACAGAATTGGCTGGAAGGACGTCGCCGCGCTGGTCGTGGTCGGCGGTGGCGCAGGCCTGCCGTTGATTCGGCGGCTGTCCGAGCACTCCGGCATGCCGGTGTTCGCCACCGCGCAACCGGGGCTCGACGCCGCCAACGGCGCCGCGTTGATCGGCGCGTACACCTCGGCCGCCGAGGCGCGCACCGGCTTGGCGCCCGTGGTTGCCGCGGACGCCCCGACGGGTCTGGCGCCGGCGCCCCCGACGGAGACCGAGTCGCCGGGGACATCGACGGTTGGCGCGCTGGCCTGGTCGCAGGACGACGCGGCGGACGACCCCGTGCCCTACACCGGCTCGGGTCCCTACGAGACCCCGTATGACTCCGGGCCGATGCGCCCGCCGCCCGTGCAGTACGTGGCCGCGACGACGGGGCCGATCGACGAACCCCGGATCTGGCAGCGGCTGCCGGGGCTGGTGATGGGCGTTGCGGCGGCCATCGCGGTGGTCGCCGTCGGCGGAGTGGCAATCGCCTTGACCAGTGCGACCGGCAGTACCGGCGTGACGGAGGCGCCGCGGACCGCGCCGGTTCCGCCGCCGTCGGCACCGCCGCCCGAACCGGTCGCACCCGAGGCGCCGCCGCCTCCCGTCGAAACCGTCACGCTGCCCAACGACCCGCCCCCTCCGCCGGTGACCACCGAAGCACCGCCACCTCCGCCGCCACCGCCGACGACGACCGTCGTCACCACGACACAACCGACGACCACCACCACGACGACAACGACCACTACTACGACGACGACCACAACGACAACGACGACAACAACCCCGCCGACGACCACGACCACCGCGCCCACCACGACGATCTCTTCCGCCACGGCGACCACCACGCCGATGACGACGACCTATCTGACTGTGCCGTTCGTGCCGGTGCCGATTCCGATCCAGGTGCCGCAGAACCCTTACCAGCCTGTGCCATAG
- a CDS encoding membrane protein, which yields MKFIDAYVKSPFAGLAPWILMAVVAGPGRFEEAASAALGLALLTLWVGTRRGAAVHSLEVVTVAYFAVLVVAGLVAPDSVIDWLQLWAGELSNIVLAVFAVGTLIIRRPFTMAYAKDTTPPEHWDSAPFRRINYAITGAWAGAFVVSAIAGAIGDAVLGDNDNFWTAWIIPIGAVVFAASFTEFYPDYATGESNSWSGVIDWLPPFLTVTGIVGWVSDSTSVTVAIALIAVGVIGSIAVRRLLPEKPISTAPQ from the coding sequence ATGAAATTCATCGACGCCTACGTCAAGTCTCCGTTCGCGGGACTGGCGCCATGGATCCTGATGGCGGTCGTCGCAGGACCCGGCCGGTTCGAGGAAGCCGCCTCGGCGGCGCTGGGTCTGGCTCTGCTCACGTTGTGGGTGGGCACCCGTCGCGGCGCCGCGGTGCATTCACTCGAGGTGGTGACCGTCGCCTACTTCGCAGTGTTGGTCGTAGCGGGTTTGGTTGCGCCGGATTCGGTCATCGACTGGCTGCAACTGTGGGCCGGCGAACTCAGCAACATCGTGCTGGCCGTGTTCGCCGTCGGCACGTTGATCATCCGCCGGCCGTTCACGATGGCGTACGCGAAGGACACCACACCTCCCGAGCACTGGGACAGTGCACCGTTTCGGCGAATCAACTATGCGATCACCGGTGCCTGGGCCGGCGCATTCGTGGTGTCCGCCATCGCCGGTGCGATCGGGGATGCTGTCCTAGGTGACAACGACAACTTCTGGACCGCCTGGATCATTCCCATCGGCGCCGTCGTCTTCGCCGCGTCCTTCACCGAGTTCTACCCCGACTACGCGACCGGAGAGTCGAACTCGTGGTCGGGTGTCATCGACTGGCTTCCACCGTTTCTCACCGTCACCGGAATCGTCGGCTGGGTGTCGGACTCGACGTCCGTCACGGTGGCGATCGCGCTGATCGCGGTCGGTGTTATCGGCTCGATCGCTGTTCGGCGGCTATTGCCGGAGAAGCCGATATCTACTGCGCCGCAGTGA
- a CDS encoding Conserved exported protein of uncharacterised function, with protein MSVRRLLTLLCVSLLALATAPLGQAQTVPWFAKSVGSATQVISVVGVGGSKAKMDVYQRTGAGWQVVAAGIPAWIGANGMTPQSHDGEMKTPMGVFTLDFAFGTAPNPGGGLPYVQVGPDHWWDGDMKSPTYNTMQVCKKAQCPFDTDPASGTENLQIPQYVHAVVMGVNKARVPGNGGAFFLHTTDGGPTAGCVAIDDGKLVEIMRWLRPGALIAIAQ; from the coding sequence GTGTCGGTGCGCCGACTGCTGACCCTCCTGTGCGTGAGCCTGCTGGCCCTTGCAACGGCGCCCCTCGGCCAGGCGCAGACGGTGCCGTGGTTCGCGAAATCGGTAGGTTCGGCCACCCAGGTGATTTCCGTTGTCGGCGTAGGTGGTTCGAAAGCCAAGATGGATGTCTACCAGCGGACCGGTGCGGGTTGGCAGGTGGTCGCCGCGGGCATACCGGCCTGGATCGGCGCCAACGGCATGACTCCGCAGAGCCATGACGGCGAAATGAAAACGCCGATGGGCGTTTTCACGCTGGACTTCGCCTTCGGCACCGCACCCAACCCCGGCGGAGGTCTGCCGTACGTGCAGGTCGGGCCAGACCACTGGTGGGACGGTGACATGAAGAGCCCGACCTACAACACCATGCAGGTCTGCAAGAAGGCGCAGTGCCCGTTCGACACCGACCCCGCCAGCGGCACCGAGAACCTCCAGATCCCTCAGTACGTGCACGCGGTCGTCATGGGGGTCAACAAGGCGCGGGTACCTGGCAATGGAGGCGCCTTCTTCCTGCACACCACCGACGGCGGGCCGACGGCCGGATGCGTGGCGATCGACGATGGCAAGCTGGTCGAGATCATGCGGTGGCTTCGGCCGGGGGCGCTGATCGCGATTGCTCAGTGA
- the puuB_2 gene encoding glycine/D-amino acid oxidase, deaminating gives MTSLWLANRVERPAPPDPLVESDRSADVVVVGAGITGLITAVLLARAGKDVLVLEAQRVGAGATGNTTAKISLLQSTKLSKIVSKHGAGTAKQYVEGNREGLEWLVQHCEAHGLSVQREDAYTYAQSEKGVSSVRQELEACEAAGLDVDWVDDTDVPFPFHGAVRLADQAQFDPMPLLDSLVIELDERGGRLAQGVRVQKVSNEGDKLALNVRTTAGDEFDVHAKQCVLATGIPILDRGGFFARLKPQRSYCMAYKVPGNITRGMYISADSPTRSLRYAPTPDGDRLIAGGAGHPVGHEKSPASSVQELDQWTKLHFPGAMQTHYWSAQDYSPIDELPYVGPILPGNDKIFVATGFDKWGMTNGTAAALALSSRILGGRMDWAQAFDSWSPHELSGIPKAMQTNAQVALYLTRGWITPVTRILNRTPEEGGVVSGPPWDLEARSVVDGREYRVSPVCPHLGGIVNWNDADESWECPLHGSRFAPDGTLLEGPATRNLTAAQ, from the coding sequence ATGACATCTCTGTGGCTAGCAAACCGCGTCGAGCGGCCGGCACCGCCGGACCCGTTGGTCGAATCGGACCGGTCGGCCGACGTCGTCGTGGTCGGCGCCGGAATTACCGGCCTCATCACCGCGGTGCTCTTGGCGCGGGCCGGCAAGGACGTGTTGGTGCTCGAAGCACAACGCGTCGGGGCGGGCGCGACCGGCAATACCACCGCCAAAATCAGCCTGCTGCAGAGCACCAAACTGTCGAAGATCGTCTCCAAACACGGCGCCGGGACCGCCAAGCAGTACGTCGAGGGCAACCGTGAGGGCCTGGAGTGGCTGGTCCAGCACTGTGAGGCGCACGGGCTGTCAGTGCAACGCGAGGACGCCTACACCTATGCGCAATCCGAGAAGGGTGTGTCCTCTGTGCGCCAGGAGCTCGAGGCGTGCGAGGCCGCGGGATTGGATGTCGACTGGGTCGACGACACCGACGTGCCGTTCCCGTTCCACGGTGCTGTCCGGTTGGCCGACCAGGCACAGTTCGATCCGATGCCGTTGCTCGACAGCCTGGTCATTGAGCTCGACGAACGGGGCGGACGGCTGGCGCAAGGCGTTCGGGTGCAGAAGGTTTCGAATGAGGGCGACAAACTGGCCCTGAATGTGCGCACCACCGCAGGTGACGAATTCGACGTGCACGCCAAGCAATGTGTCCTCGCGACGGGCATCCCCATCCTGGACCGTGGCGGCTTCTTCGCTCGCCTCAAACCGCAACGCTCCTACTGCATGGCCTACAAGGTGCCCGGCAACATCACACGGGGCATGTACATCTCGGCTGATTCGCCGACCAGGTCGCTGCGTTATGCGCCGACGCCGGACGGCGATCGGTTGATCGCCGGTGGGGCGGGGCATCCCGTCGGCCACGAGAAGAGCCCGGCCTCGTCGGTGCAGGAGCTCGACCAGTGGACGAAGCTGCACTTCCCCGGCGCGATGCAGACCCATTACTGGTCCGCACAGGACTACTCACCCATCGACGAATTGCCCTACGTAGGCCCGATCCTGCCCGGCAACGACAAGATCTTCGTGGCAACGGGTTTCGACAAGTGGGGCATGACCAACGGAACCGCTGCCGCACTGGCGCTGTCGAGCCGCATCCTCGGGGGCCGGATGGACTGGGCGCAGGCCTTCGACAGCTGGAGTCCGCACGAGTTGTCGGGCATCCCCAAGGCGATGCAGACCAACGCGCAGGTGGCGCTCTATCTGACGCGCGGGTGGATCACTCCGGTCACCAGGATCCTCAACCGCACCCCAGAAGAGGGCGGCGTGGTCAGCGGCCCGCCATGGGACCTGGAGGCGCGAAGCGTGGTCGACGGTCGCGAGTACCGCGTGTCGCCGGTGTGCCCGCACCTCGGCGGCATCGTCAACTGGAACGACGCCGACGAATCCTGGGAGTGCCCGCTGCACGGCTCACGCTTCGCACCCGACGGAACCCTGCTCGAGGGTCCCGCGACCCGCAACCTCACTGCGGCGCAGTAG
- the baiE_2 gene encoding bile acid 7-alpha dehydratase, with product MTGMGDIDEIQQVKYRYLRALDTKHWDEFADTLTEDVVGKYGESIGEEHHFTNRDELVKFMRDSLGPEIITEHRVTHPEITVDGDEATGTWYLQDRVIAPDFNFMLIGAGFYHDRYRRTSDGWRISETGYDRTYDASMSLEALNFKVKPGRALNI from the coding sequence ATGACGGGCATGGGTGACATCGACGAGATTCAACAAGTGAAGTACCGGTACCTGCGCGCACTCGACACCAAGCATTGGGACGAGTTCGCCGACACCCTCACCGAGGATGTGGTCGGCAAGTACGGCGAATCGATCGGCGAGGAGCATCACTTCACCAACCGCGACGAGTTGGTCAAGTTCATGCGCGACTCGCTGGGTCCCGAGATCATCACCGAACACCGCGTCACCCATCCCGAGATCACCGTCGACGGCGACGAAGCGACGGGCACGTGGTACCTGCAGGACCGGGTGATCGCGCCGGACTTCAACTTCATGTTGATAGGCGCGGGCTTCTACCACGACCGGTACCGGCGCACGAGCGACGGGTGGCGGATCAGCGAAACGGGGTACGACCGCACTTATGACGCGTCGATGTCACTCGAGGCGCTGAACTTCAAGGTGAAACCCGGTCGTGCACTGAACATCTGA
- a CDS encoding activator of Hsp90 ATPase 1 family protein, with amino-acid sequence MPLHRDDSGMRRVAVEVLVPGTPEQVWHAIATGVGMGAWFTPTTVEEHVGGAIRFDFGGESCGTDASGGKVTAWEPPHRFAYEEHDWSGDAPPLATEVTVTSRSGDRCVIRMVHSLFTDRDDWDDEMESFESGWPGAFEVLKIYLSDFAGLPASSVRVMSVHPGDESQAWTKLTEALNLAGVDVGEHRESPRGAPRLAGVVQRVHQDDTVRDLILRIDEPGQGVAVLGTCTVAGQTSAMASVFLYGDDAAAIAKKEHDNWSSWLRGLLEGQRTAT; translated from the coding sequence ATGCCCTTGCACAGAGACGATTCCGGTATGCGCCGGGTAGCGGTGGAAGTGCTCGTGCCCGGAACACCGGAGCAGGTCTGGCATGCAATCGCCACCGGCGTCGGCATGGGCGCGTGGTTCACGCCGACGACGGTCGAGGAACACGTCGGCGGCGCCATCAGATTCGACTTCGGCGGCGAGAGCTGCGGGACGGACGCCTCGGGCGGCAAGGTGACCGCCTGGGAGCCTCCGCATCGCTTCGCCTACGAGGAGCACGACTGGAGCGGCGACGCGCCGCCACTTGCCACCGAAGTGACGGTCACCAGCCGCTCCGGGGACCGCTGCGTCATCCGGATGGTGCACAGCCTGTTCACCGATCGAGACGACTGGGACGACGAGATGGAGAGCTTCGAATCCGGTTGGCCCGGCGCCTTCGAAGTGCTCAAAATCTACCTCTCGGATTTCGCGGGCTTGCCCGCGTCGAGCGTCCGGGTCATGTCGGTTCATCCGGGCGACGAGTCGCAGGCGTGGACGAAACTCACCGAGGCGCTGAACCTCGCGGGCGTGGACGTCGGCGAACATCGTGAATCCCCGCGCGGCGCGCCACGTCTCGCCGGCGTTGTCCAACGCGTACACCAGGACGACACCGTGCGCGACCTGATATTGCGCATCGACGAACCCGGGCAAGGCGTCGCGGTTCTCGGCACCTGCACAGTCGCCGGTCAGACGAGCGCCATGGCCAGCGTCTTTCTCTACGGCGACGACGCCGCCGCGATCGCAAAGAAAGAACACGACAACTGGTCGTCGTGGCTGCGTGGCTTACTCGAAGGGCAGCGCACCGCGACTTAG